In Ananas comosus cultivar F153 unplaced genomic scaffold, ASM154086v1, whole genome shotgun sequence, a single genomic region encodes these proteins:
- the LOC109704442 gene encoding uncharacterized protein LOC109704442, whose product MGLMLRVRLASFFAGAAVASVAGFYLLYKDYMVAHDALSRQVKGLYATLDERYEALNQRITTLESIKKAETASHAEVSE is encoded by the exons ATGGGGCTGATGCTGCGCGTGAGATTGGCGTCGTTCTTCGCTGGCGCCGCCGTGGCGTCGGTGGCGGGGTTCTACCTCCTCTACAAGGACTACATGGTCGCCCACGATGCCCTTTCTCGCCAG GTGAAAGGCCTGTATGCAACTCTAGATGAACGCTATGAAGCTCTAAACCAGCGCATTACAACCCTCGAAAGCATAAAGAAAGCAGAAACTGCCTCGCATGCGGAGGTATCTGAGTAG
- the LOC109704445 gene encoding pentatricopeptide repeat-containing protein At2g13600-like yields the protein MLRKHSQLRTSTLIYYKFLQSQSSVTYSAHRINATDDQNHYCIPIPNPDITSRNKLINDRSKLGNLASAAKLFDEMPERDVASWNSIMSSYARNDLYNEVLRIFSEMRLHGFMPNSTSISTALSACAKLGALEQGERIHGLSIKTRSSANVFVGTSLIAVYANCGASESLFRVFDGIEYPNVASWNALISGYVLNHCIEDARRVFEKMPSRNVVSWTAMISGYIKVKKEGSSAMANTLR from the exons ATGCTCAGGAAGCATAGCCAGTTGCGAACTTCTACACTCATCTACTATAAATTCCTGCAATCTCAATCCTCAGTAACATATTCCGCTCACAGAATCAATGCTACCGACGATCAAAATCACTACTGCATCCCAATTCCCAACCCTGATATCACTTCACGCAACAAACTAATCAATGATCGTTCTAAACTCGGCAACTTGGCTTCTGCAGCGAAgttgttcgacgaaatgcctgAACGAGACGTGGCTTCGTGGAACTCGATTATGTCGTCTTATGCTCGGAACGATCTTTACAATGAAGTGTTGAGAATATTTTCGGAAATGAGGCTTCATGGATTTATGCCCAACTCTACTTCTATCTCAACCGCCTTATCGGCTTGTGCGAAGCTTGGAGCTTTGGAGCAAGGCGAGAGGATTCACGGCCTATCTATCAAGACGCGATCCTCGGCGAATGTGTTCGTGGGCACATCGCTGATCGCCGTGTATGCGAATTGTGGTGCATCAGAGTCCCTGTTCAGGGTTTTTGATGGAATCGAGTACCCAAATGTCGCCTCATGGAACGCTTTAATCTCAGGATATGTGTTGAACCATTGCATTGAAGATGCTCGTCGAGTGTTCGAGAAAATGCCGAGTCGGAATGTTGTCTCTTGGACGGCCATGATTAGTGGGTATATCAAGGTTAAGAAG GAGGGCTCATCTGCAATGGCCAATACATTGAGGTGA